One part of the Ochrobactrum quorumnocens genome encodes these proteins:
- the repC gene encoding plasmid replication protein RepC, producing MESQFGLTPFGSQRMTHALLAVHQKAREIPQGAAADKWQLHRWLCEGKNIIGISDRSLAVLSALLSFYPENTLVETGALVVFPSNKQLALRAHGMADATLRRHLAALVEAGIITRQDSPNGKRYARRSKSGELKVAFGFSLAPLLARAVEFEAAAEQVKSEKIALREIREQLTLLRRDISKLLDYAIEASLVGPWDELNVEFRAVVDSIPRRAEMLELTTLVAKLHEIRGSVDKALNNNEKVQNLSDNESQNERQLNESKPDSHFDRNVANSDTVAIKIKTDCAIEAGISLDMVLRACPEISAYASGPISQWEHLTATAEKVRSFIGIDTKLYEMALKMLGRQNTAITIAYLLQRYNDIRSVSGYLRILTEKAAEDAFSVKALMVSALHIQQRQLQ from the coding sequence ATGGAGTCTCAATTCGGACTGACGCCTTTTGGCAGTCAGCGGATGACGCACGCCTTGTTGGCAGTGCATCAAAAAGCTCGCGAAATCCCTCAGGGAGCTGCTGCTGATAAGTGGCAGCTTCATCGTTGGCTGTGCGAAGGCAAGAATATCATTGGCATTAGTGATCGTTCTTTAGCGGTTCTGTCTGCTTTGCTATCGTTTTATCCTGAGAATACGCTGGTCGAAACCGGCGCTCTGGTGGTGTTTCCCTCCAACAAGCAGCTGGCCTTGCGCGCGCATGGCATGGCCGATGCAACATTGCGTCGTCATCTGGCAGCGCTGGTCGAGGCTGGTATCATCACGCGTCAGGATAGCCCGAACGGCAAACGCTATGCTCGTCGAAGCAAATCCGGTGAGTTAAAGGTTGCCTTTGGTTTCTCGCTTGCACCACTTTTGGCGCGTGCAGTCGAGTTTGAGGCTGCTGCCGAACAGGTCAAATCCGAGAAGATCGCTCTGCGCGAAATCCGGGAACAGCTGACTTTGCTGCGTCGCGACATATCAAAGCTCCTCGATTATGCAATAGAAGCATCGCTTGTTGGTCCGTGGGATGAGCTCAACGTCGAGTTCCGTGCGGTTGTCGACAGCATTCCACGTCGTGCAGAGATGCTCGAGCTGACAACACTCGTCGCAAAACTGCATGAAATTCGTGGTTCTGTTGATAAAGCTTTGAATAATAATGAAAAAGTTCAAAATTTGAGCGACAATGAATCCCAAAATGAGCGGCAGCTTAATGAATCAAAACCAGATTCCCATTTTGATAGGAACGTCGCGAATTCAGACACAGTTGCGATCAAAATCAAAACCGATTGCGCAATTGAGGCCGGCATTTCTCTCGATATGGTTCTGCGAGCCTGTCCAGAGATCAGCGCTTACGCATCAGGTCCGATAAGTCAGTGGGAACATCTGACGGCCACAGCAGAGAAGGTACGAAGCTTTATCGGCATCGATACCAAACTCTATGAAATGGCTCTGAAAATGCTTGGAAGGCAGAATACGGCTATCACAATTGCCTATCTGCTCCAGCGCTATAACGATATTCGCTCCGTGAGTGGTTATCTTCGCATTCTCACGGAAAAGGCTGCTGAAGACGCGTTTTCGGTAAAGGCGCTCATGGTCAGCGCTCTGCATATTCAACAAAGACAACTGCAATGA